In Streptomyces ambofaciens ATCC 23877, a single genomic region encodes these proteins:
- a CDS encoding alpha/beta fold hydrolase, whose protein sequence is MDLRLPRVRGLLRGPRRIVCAAAAVVVLAGAGTWTAVAGDDPPPVHRADRTLAVGDGVRLDTSYFTAGSGGRRPAVLLAHGFGGSKDDAREQAQSLARDGYAVLTWSARGFGKSTGKIGLNAPDGEVADVSRLIDWLAERPEVRLDRQGDPRVGVAGGSYGGAVALLAAGHDDRVDAIAPAITYWNLADALFPNGVFKKLWAGLFVNLGGGCEELEAALCRMYQRVAEQGAPDAEAVELLEQRSPQAVGDRIDVPTLLMQGQTDSLFPLGQSDAAAKAIRANGAPVDVDWVSGGHDGGDMETDRVQDRIGAWFDRYLKDDESTGTGPAFRVTRTLGAGSGDGEPRLEGVSADSYPGLASEPRAVALRGREQRFDNPAGASPPAVSALPGIGGSGGLSRLSSLGVGVSLDFPGQYAAFESAPLEEDLQITGSPTATVHVRSTRDDAVLFAKVYDVGPGGTQQVLPAQLVTPLRVEDAKAGKDVTITLPAVDHRVEDGHRLRLVLSSTDLGYASPAAPATYTVSLEGDLKVPTALGGTGQVAGLPAWVWWAPLAGAAVAAALLLTARRRTTAPPPDPALAGVPLQITDLTKRYARSSDRYAVRDLSFRVEKGQVLGLLGPNGAGKTTTLRMLMGLITPDGGEIRVFGHAIAPGAPVLSRVGAFVEGAGFLPHLSGRENLELYWRATGRPPGDAHLDEALEIAGLGEALARAVRTYSQGMRQRLAIAQAMLGLPDLLILDEPTNGLDPPQIREMREVMIRYAAAGRTVIVSSHLLAEVEQTCTHLVVMDHGRLVQAGPVGEIVGSGDTLLVGTTAPVDAPLVEKVAALPGVASAVRTDEGLLVRLDTAADGTAHRLVAELVRLDVPVESVGPHRRLEDAFLTLIGDPA, encoded by the coding sequence ATGGATCTTCGACTGCCCCGCGTGCGAGGGCTGCTACGGGGGCCGCGGCGGATCGTCTGCGCCGCGGCCGCCGTCGTCGTGCTCGCCGGAGCCGGGACCTGGACGGCCGTCGCCGGAGACGACCCGCCCCCGGTGCACCGCGCCGACCGGACCCTGGCCGTGGGCGACGGGGTGCGCCTGGACACCTCGTACTTCACGGCGGGTTCCGGCGGCCGGCGCCCGGCCGTCCTGCTCGCGCACGGCTTCGGCGGCAGCAAGGACGACGCACGCGAGCAGGCGCAGAGCCTCGCCCGCGACGGGTACGCGGTACTGACCTGGTCGGCGCGCGGCTTCGGGAAGTCCACCGGGAAGATCGGGCTGAACGCGCCGGACGGCGAGGTCGCCGACGTGTCCCGGCTGATCGACTGGCTGGCCGAGCGGCCCGAGGTCCGGCTGGACCGGCAGGGCGACCCGCGCGTGGGCGTGGCCGGCGGTTCCTACGGCGGCGCCGTCGCCCTGCTGGCCGCCGGGCACGACGACCGGGTCGACGCCATCGCCCCCGCCATCACCTACTGGAACCTCGCCGACGCCCTCTTCCCGAACGGCGTCTTCAAGAAGCTGTGGGCCGGCCTCTTCGTCAACCTGGGCGGCGGCTGCGAGGAGCTCGAAGCCGCGCTCTGCCGGATGTACCAGCGGGTCGCCGAGCAGGGGGCGCCGGACGCGGAGGCGGTGGAACTCCTCGAGCAGCGCAGTCCGCAGGCCGTCGGCGACCGCATCGACGTGCCCACCCTGCTGATGCAGGGGCAGACCGACTCGCTCTTCCCGCTCGGGCAGTCCGACGCCGCCGCGAAGGCGATCCGGGCCAACGGAGCCCCCGTCGACGTCGACTGGGTCTCGGGCGGGCACGACGGCGGCGACATGGAGACGGACCGCGTCCAAGACCGCATCGGGGCGTGGTTCGACCGCTATCTGAAGGACGACGAGTCCACCGGCACCGGCCCCGCCTTCCGCGTCACCCGCACCCTCGGCGCCGGCAGCGGCGACGGAGAACCCCGCCTGGAGGGCGTGAGCGCCGACTCCTACCCCGGCCTGGCGAGCGAGCCGCGCGCCGTCGCGCTGCGCGGACGCGAGCAGCGCTTCGACAACCCGGCCGGCGCCAGTCCGCCCGCCGTCTCCGCCCTGCCCGGCATCGGCGGCTCCGGCGGCCTCTCCCGGCTCTCCTCGCTCGGCGTCGGCGTCTCCCTCGACTTCCCCGGCCAGTACGCCGCCTTCGAGTCGGCGCCCCTGGAGGAGGACCTCCAGATCACCGGCTCGCCGACCGCGACCGTCCACGTCCGGTCCACCCGCGACGACGCCGTGCTCTTCGCCAAGGTGTACGACGTGGGCCCCGGCGGCACCCAGCAGGTCCTCCCCGCCCAACTGGTCACGCCCCTCAGGGTGGAGGACGCCAAGGCCGGCAAGGACGTGACGATCACCCTGCCGGCCGTCGACCACCGGGTCGAGGACGGCCACCGGCTGCGCCTGGTCCTCTCCTCCACCGACCTCGGCTACGCCTCCCCGGCCGCCCCCGCCACCTACACGGTCTCCCTCGAGGGCGACCTGAAGGTGCCGACGGCACTCGGCGGGACCGGCCAGGTGGCCGGGCTGCCCGCCTGGGTCTGGTGGGCGCCCCTCGCGGGAGCGGCGGTGGCGGCGGCCCTGCTGCTGACGGCCCGCCGCCGCACCACGGCCCCGCCGCCCGACCCCGCGCTGGCCGGCGTGCCGCTCCAGATCACCGACCTGACCAAGCGGTACGCCAGGTCCAGCGACCGGTACGCGGTCCGGGACCTGTCCTTCCGGGTGGAGAAGGGCCAGGTGCTCGGCCTGCTCGGGCCCAACGGCGCGGGCAAGACGACGACCCTGCGCATGCTGATGGGCCTCATCACGCCCGACGGCGGCGAGATCCGCGTCTTCGGCCACGCCATCGCGCCCGGCGCCCCGGTGCTCTCCCGCGTCGGCGCCTTCGTCGAGGGCGCGGGTTTCCTGCCGCACCTGTCCGGCCGCGAGAACCTGGAGCTGTACTGGCGGGCCACCGGCCGCCCGCCCGGGGACGCCCACCTCGACGAGGCCCTGGAGATCGCCGGCCTCGGCGAGGCGCTCGCCCGCGCGGTGCGCACCTACTCCCAGGGCATGCGCCAGCGCCTGGCCATCGCCCAGGCCATGCTCGGCCTGCCCGACCTGCTGATCCTGGACGAACCGACCAACGGCCTGGACCCGCCGCAGATCCGCGAGATGCGCGAGGTGATGATCCGCTACGCGGCGGCCGGCCGCACGGTGATCGTCTCCAGCCACCTGCTGGCCGAGGTCGAGCAGACCTGCACCCACCTCGTGGTCATGGACCACGGCCGGCTGGTGCAGGCCGGACCCGTGGGCGAGATCGTGGGCTCCGGTGACACCCTGCTGGTGGGCACGACCGCGCCCGTCGACGCGCCCCTCGTCGAGAAGGTCGCCGCCCTGCCGGGCGTGGCCTCGGCCGTCCGCACCGACGAGGGCCTGCTGGTCCGCCTCGACACCGCCGCCGACGGCACGGCCCACCGCCTGGTCGCCGAACTCGTACGCCTGGACGTGCCCGTGGAGTCGGTGGGCCCCCACCGGCGCCTCGAGGACGCCTTCCTGACCCTGATCGGAGACCCGGCATGA
- a CDS encoding ABC transporter permease yields the protein MSTLAERAEPVGPREVAEGYRAGRTLPVRVELVRQLKRRRTLVMGGILFALPFVLLVAFQVGGGPDGGNNQVSLMDSATASGANFAAVNLFASAGFLLVVPVALFFGDTVASEASWSSLRYLLAAPVPRARLLWSKLVVALTLSLAAIVLLPLVALAVGTVAYGWGPLELPTGGSLSTGTAAERLVITVAYVFVSQLVTAALAFWLSTKTDAPLGAVGGAVGLTIIGNVLDEVTALGDWRDLLPAHWQYAWLDAVRPQLDWTRLIQGTSLSVTYALVLFALAFRGFARKDVVS from the coding sequence ATGAGCACGCTGGCCGAACGCGCCGAGCCCGTCGGCCCCCGGGAGGTCGCCGAGGGCTACCGCGCGGGCCGCACGCTGCCCGTACGGGTGGAGCTGGTCCGGCAGCTCAAGCGGCGGCGCACGCTCGTCATGGGCGGCATCCTGTTCGCCCTGCCGTTCGTGCTGCTCGTCGCCTTCCAGGTCGGCGGCGGACCGGACGGAGGGAACAACCAGGTCAGCCTGATGGACTCGGCCACCGCCTCGGGGGCGAACTTCGCCGCGGTGAACCTCTTCGCCTCCGCGGGCTTCCTCCTCGTCGTGCCCGTCGCCCTGTTCTTCGGGGACACGGTCGCCTCGGAGGCGAGCTGGTCGTCGCTGCGCTACCTGCTCGCGGCGCCGGTGCCCCGGGCCCGGCTGCTGTGGTCCAAGCTGGTCGTCGCGCTCACCCTCAGCCTCGCCGCCATCGTCCTGCTGCCGCTGGTCGCACTCGCCGTCGGCACGGTCGCCTACGGCTGGGGACCGCTGGAGCTGCCCACCGGCGGCAGCCTGTCCACCGGCACGGCGGCCGAGCGCCTGGTCATCACGGTGGCGTACGTCTTCGTCTCGCAACTGGTCACCGCTGCCCTGGCGTTCTGGCTGTCCACCAAGACGGACGCACCGCTCGGCGCGGTCGGCGGCGCGGTCGGCCTGACGATCATCGGCAACGTCCTGGACGAGGTGACCGCCCTCGGCGACTGGCGGGACCTGCTGCCCGCGCACTGGCAGTACGCCTGGCTCGACGCGGTCCGGCCCCAACTGGACTGGACCCGCCTGATCCAGGGCACGTCGCTGTCGGTGACCTACGCCCTCGTGCTGTTCGCGCTGGCCTTCCGGGGGTTCGCCCGCAAGGACGTCGTGTCCTAG
- a CDS encoding APC family permease, giving the protein MTDTLRPAETAAAAPPDLPAPPESRTLKRSIGVVGGTLLTLSCVTPASTLFVVVPDLFGSLGTATALTIAIGSLLCVAVAFCYSELGTLIPSAGGEYAMVSTLAGRLAGWLVFVLSLLVVMIVPPVIAMGTADYLEPIVHLDPSMAGAGVMVLATLAGLLDLRANAWITGVFLVLEVIAAAVVAVLGFTHAERGPGSLVSMEVAGADGGADPVTAMLVVSGLAIALFITQGFSTAVYLSEELENPRRNVARTVLATLAISAVIILVPVVAITLGASDLTELTGGDIGAMVTAWSDSAVGTFVSLCVALAIVNAGIVMVIQNSRVLFASARDKAWPAPVNGVFSKLGRFGSPWVATLAVGVPGALLCFVDLDTLYGVTGVSVTGMYLLVAVAALLCRRGAHRHGHAWRMPLWPVVPVLLIVVLAYILTQQETGHLLWTGGITAVATLYWALYLRPRRDTRWLVTVPDDGREPARP; this is encoded by the coding sequence ATGACCGACACGCTCCGCCCCGCCGAGACCGCGGCCGCAGCGCCCCCCGACCTTCCGGCCCCGCCGGAGTCCCGGACGCTCAAGCGCTCCATCGGGGTCGTCGGCGGCACCCTCCTGACCCTCTCGTGCGTGACCCCCGCCTCCACGCTGTTCGTGGTCGTCCCCGACCTGTTCGGCTCGCTCGGCACCGCCACCGCCCTGACCATCGCCATCGGCTCCCTCCTCTGCGTCGCCGTGGCGTTCTGCTACTCGGAGCTGGGCACCCTCATCCCCAGCGCGGGCGGCGAGTACGCCATGGTGTCGACCCTGGCCGGACGGCTGGCGGGCTGGCTGGTCTTCGTGCTGTCCCTGCTGGTCGTCATGATCGTGCCGCCGGTGATCGCGATGGGCACCGCCGACTACCTCGAACCGATCGTGCACCTGGACCCGTCCATGGCGGGCGCCGGCGTCATGGTGCTCGCCACCCTGGCCGGCCTCCTCGACCTGCGGGCCAACGCCTGGATCACCGGCGTCTTCCTGGTCCTGGAGGTCATCGCCGCCGCCGTCGTCGCGGTGCTGGGCTTCACCCACGCCGAGCGCGGCCCCGGCAGCCTCGTCTCCATGGAGGTGGCCGGCGCGGACGGCGGCGCGGACCCCGTGACGGCGATGCTGGTCGTCTCCGGGCTCGCCATCGCCCTGTTCATCACCCAGGGCTTCTCCACCGCCGTCTACCTCTCCGAGGAGCTGGAGAACCCGCGCCGCAACGTCGCCCGCACGGTGCTCGCCACCCTCGCCATCTCCGCCGTGATCATCCTGGTCCCGGTCGTCGCCATCACCCTCGGCGCCTCCGACCTCACCGAACTGACCGGCGGTGACATCGGCGCCATGGTCACCGCCTGGTCCGACTCGGCCGTCGGCACCTTCGTCAGCCTCTGCGTCGCCCTCGCCATCGTCAACGCCGGCATCGTCATGGTCATCCAGAACTCGCGCGTCCTGTTCGCCTCGGCCCGCGACAAGGCCTGGCCCGCCCCGGTGAACGGCGTCTTCTCCAAGCTCGGCCGGTTCGGGTCGCCCTGGGTCGCCACCCTCGCCGTCGGCGTGCCCGGCGCCCTGCTGTGCTTCGTCGACCTGGACACCCTGTACGGCGTCACGGGCGTCTCCGTCACCGGCATGTACCTGCTGGTCGCGGTCGCCGCCCTGCTCTGCCGGCGCGGTGCCCACCGGCACGGGCACGCGTGGCGCATGCCCCTGTGGCCCGTCGTGCCGGTCCTGCTGATCGTGGTCCTCGCCTACATCCTGACCCAGCAGGAGACCGGCCACCTGCTGTGGACCGGCGGCATCACCGCCGTGGCCACCCTGTACTGGGCCCTGTACCTGCGCCCGCGCCGCGACACGCGCTGGCTGGTGACCGTCCCCGACGACGGCCGGGAGCCCGCCCGACCGTGA